The Zalophus californianus isolate mZalCal1 chromosome 6, mZalCal1.pri.v2, whole genome shotgun sequence DNA window CCTCTGCTGAAGTTGTGTCAGGGACAAGCAGTTCTCCTGCGCTTCTGTTCAGCACAGAAAACCCGGGGAGCCCTGCCAGGGGGAGAGGGCAGTGGTAGCCAGGCCAACAAGCAGATGGTCCGGACCCGGGTCCGCCCACCAGCCTCCCTGGCACGGCTCCTCTACCTCCCTCTTGACCAGAGTCCTCAGGGAGCTCCTCAGACCAAAAGATTCAGAGATGTTGGCcaaggggaaataaaaagcatgtcTAAGTATTTCTTGAAGTCAGAGATGACTAGAAAAGtttcacttaaaaaaagttttgtgatCATGGAACAGAGTGTCATTAGCATTAAAATGATCCAGTATGGGAATATTGCTCACTTTTTTAGGTATAATAATGgttttatgggattttttttaagtcattatcttttagaaatatatactgaaatatttactgatgaAATGATgggtctgggatttgcttcaaaataacccATTGTGGGGGAAGAAGGGAGTAGAAACAAGAGTTTATAGACAAGACTAAATTGGATAGGAGTTAATTCCTGAAGCTGGGCGGTGGGTCCATGGGTGTTCATATACTCTTCTGTTCACTTTTGGGTATATTTGAAACTTTCCCTAacgaaagcctttttttttttttaattacctgaTGTGAAACACCTAACTTCTTAGAAAAAAAGCCCAACAAGGGTATCACATCTTAGATATTTCTTCTGGATGACATTTAACCACCCCGGATTCTGCAGCTTGTCTTAGTCAGACTcctaaaacaaaataccacaaacggGGGAGCTTAAACAACGGACGTGGAttcctcagagttctggaggtccaggagcagggagccagcgtTGGGGGGTTCTGGTGAGACTTCCTCTGAGTCTCAGGTGGCCGGTTTTGCATTGTGTCCTCTCATGATGGAAGGAGCGAGGGAGCTTTCTGGGgccccattcatgagggctccacctccACCCTGATGACTtcctcacctcccagagaccccctcctccaaataccatcaggttttgggttaagatttcaacatgaattttggggggaaacaaGCATGCAGTCCATACAGAGCAGTCCTTAGATGATATGACGTGTCTGTTTTTGATGAGGTTTAGGGGGTGATTCTGGCCTTTCTTGACACCTCCTGTAGGAGTTCGAAAAGCATTCATCGGAGAAGCTCAAAGGGGAAGCAGCTGAGTGCCTTTTTATTTCTCACGTGGGCTTGCAAGGGCCTGGCTTTAGTGCTGTTACTTCCCTGACCAGTCATTATGTCCTGCgtgcctccctgcttccccagcaCACAGATCCAGGTGGTCTCTGCCACTCACCAGCCCCTTGCCCGCACTTCCTGTGGCACGGAGGGGTTCCGGAATGCCAAGAAGGGCACAGGCATCGCCGCACAAACAGCAGGCATAGCCGCTGCCATGGTAAGTGTGTGTTCTTTCTGGCTCCTTCTGTGGTGTGTCCCGGTTTCCGCATGGCTGACTGCTGTGAGGAAGCTTCTTCTCAAAGCAGTGGTGTCCCACAACTCTTGTTCGATGCCCCAACCTTGGTGGCAATCTGAAGAGGTCTGTCTGTTTCTCTCATGCAATACCAATTTCATTGTGAGCTGTTGCAGACCTTTCTAGAAGCAAATTGGCAGTATGCTCCTATTAGTATATTTATTGACCATGTACTGTACGCCAGACACTTTACATTCATTACCTTAAATCCTCAGAAGACGCTCAGTATTAGCCCTGTTTTTGAGAGCCAGTGAGGATCCAGAGCGCTGCTTGCTTTGAGTCATTGGTCTGGGGCCCCGGCCGATGCAAGCTCTACCATAGCGCTGGCCTTACAGGGGTTCACGTTCTGCCAAACAGGAAGTATTTCCTGAGGAAAAACCTTGGCCTTCAAACAAAGCTTGATGCCCCAAAATATTATTTGCTGTGTATTAATGATCATCAAATTACAATACAGATTTTATACACTTGAAATGTCAGTGTTCATAGTGGCTTCTGCATGGTAGGTTGAGTGACTTCCGTGTGTTTTCCAGACTTTCTATAATGAATAACTGCTTTTataatcaagaaagaaaattttaagtgataACACTTAAAATGTTCAATGATTTAAAATGATAACGCTTTTTAAGTGGGTTATTTAAGCGAGGCCTTAAAATTCTGCCTTTACTGAGAAAAATGTGAGCCATGTTCGGAAATCTCCATCAGGTGGCAGTGCTGCCCCGGGTTAACAGGGATCACAGTTGGCTGTAAATCCAGAATCAGACATGTTCGGTGCTCTCTGCTCGGGTTGGCCTAGCACCGTGACCATCTGTCCTTTACTGCCGTTCCTGTTTTCTGCCCGTTTACATCGGTGGGTGCCTTCTCCCCGGAGCGCTAacccctgctctcctctccagAAAGCTGCAGGCAAGGGCGTGACCCACGTCCGAGTGGTGGTGAAGGGCCTGGGCCCAGGGCGCTTGGTAAGTGGCTGGGAGGCTCTGCAGCGTGTGTGCTTCCTTCGTGAGAGAAACGGGGCTTGAGCACAGTCAGGAGAGTAGACAAACCCTCTCCTGGATTTCCAGGACGGCTTAAGTTTCTTTCTGGTCTTCTAACCTACTGTGCTTCTCAATAGCAAACCCAGGTCACTGAGCTTAATTCATCAGACACGTacggagcacctgctgtgtgccaggcactgggcataGGAAGGTGCTCCGTGGGGGACTGTCACAAGCGGCCCCCCAGCACAGACTGGTGGGTGCAGCAGTAAAGCTCGTACCCAGAATGCTGGGAGCCCACTGGGTATATCCCCAAAGAGGTGACATCTGTACTAACTTTTCAAGAAGAGCAAGGCATTAGCCAGGTgtgtgaggagggaggggacattCCAGGCACAGGACACTACAAAAGGGTAGTGCTTGAGGTGGGTTGGGGTTTACAGGTAGTCTTGGTTTTCAGATCGTAAAGCCCAAGGTGGGAAGTGGCAGGTGCTCCTAAAGAAATGGACAGCAGCGAGGACGCGGTGAAGGGGTTTTGTTGGGAGTCCTGGGGAGAGAACAGAGTCAGGATTGTAGGGATCAAAGCCCCCACCCCGTCCGTCTCCAAGCCCTGTGTGGATGTGCTGGGTCATCGTGTCTGGGACCATGGCATttctgctgttccttctgctccTTTCAGTCTGCCATCAAGGGACTGACCATGGGCGGCGTGGAAGTGATCTCAATCACAGACAACACCCCCATCCCGCACAACGGCTGCCGCCCCAGGAAGGCTCGGAGGCTGTGACGAAAGGAAGCGTGTCCCTGAACCTGGCAAGTCCCACCTCCAGCTAGACCTCGTAGAAGACACACTGTCCAAGCTCTCCCCAGAGCAGGGCTTGCTGGAGACCCCCTTGCGTGGCGGCCTCGCTTGTCCCTTCGACTGGAGACCAGGGTGCAGAAGGGACTCGAGAGGAGCCCCAGGGCAGCTGCGGCGCAGACTCCACCACCCGGAAGCGCTGCTCTGCAGAGCTAGACGCACCACTGCCGCCTGTCCTAATGTGTGAGCTTTGGCTTGCGGAGTTGCGGGCAGTGATCCCTGTGGCCTTCCGAGAGTGAGAGcgccgggcgcctgggtgccgcagtctgttgagcgtctacCTTCCGCTCGGGttgtggtctcggggtcctgggttcgagccccgcgtcgagctccctgctcggcggggagcctgcttctccctctcactctgctgccgctccccctgctcgtgcactctctccctctaataaataaataaaatcttttaaaaaaaaatgaaagtgaggaGGTGACTGTGAATGGGGAGGGGAGACCTCAGGCGGAGAGGGAAACGTACGCACGAGCCACTGCTTACCCggcagcctcctccctgctcccagatGTTTCCTTTTGGGCCCCAAATGGAGAGCTgcttgcctcctccctctggAGTATTCTGGTGGTAGAAATCCCACCGATAACGGGCGTATTTAAAGTTAGCGCCAGCGGTGTGGGAGGACTGCCTGAGCTCCCCCCCGGTGACGTCTCCTGCGCACGCACTGGGGCTTTCAGCAGTCCCAGCGCCCGAGATGGCCCAAGATCCAGGGACCccgaagggaggagggagaggggtatGAGACGGGATTCTCTCGAAAACTGGCTGGATGGAGGGATGCGCAGGAGCAGTGGACGGTGGGGAGCCCCAGTCCGGACTAGCTGCTCAGGGATTGCCTCTGAGCTCCCGGACACCACACGGGAGCCCACGGCGAGGGGTCTAGAGACCCGACAGAAGGGACCCCGCCTCCCTGGGCACAGAGAGGGCCATGGTGGAGAGCATCACAGACAGGAAGGAGCAAGGCGTGTCCTCAGGAGCGCGGTTCCTCCCACGTGAGCAGGGACCGGGGATGGGCCGGCTGAGCACAGAGAGGCAGTGCGATCGGCCTGGACTCCAGCGACTTCATCCACAGGTGTCCTCTTACGAAAGTGACTGTGTTACAGAAggtcgggggggcgggggggcagagacCACAGCTTGGGcatgaatttaaaaggaaaaatgtctcCCTACCGCTTTCtcttctgtgctcagcaggatcTGTGAAG harbors:
- the MRPS11 gene encoding 28S ribosomal protein S11, mitochondrial, translating into MQVVRKTGSWLLRRWAWPPTPRVVAVAPASTIHTGAQQLQDAAASQEVEEKAAAPASSRSSFSIYPPVPGQESPLRWAGKKFEEIPIAHIKASYNNTQIQVVSATHQPLARTSCGTEGFRNAKKGTGIAAQTAGIAAAMKAAGKGVTHVRVVVKGLGPGRLSAIKGLTMGGVEVISITDNTPIPHNGCRPRKARRL